A window of the Fusarium poae strain DAOMC 252244 chromosome 3, whole genome shotgun sequence genome harbors these coding sequences:
- a CDS encoding hypothetical protein (BUSCO:38824at5125) — translation MFDYLNLHDVFPEGIANPYDRDTQRETEASRKSFDGALFIDRVLRAVGITKAKIYPPKTDNALKQLHHQVCEANMSTHHRFSIFYYILLDFDQTSGRDSVSDTFVDASGMPKKYQIFMKGLWYLDHRDFSRALEYISHPSLIPDFADDIITVLVRSAEDHDYSIALSYFYAVQPILKTSAALELLFNAMAHTNISEALFYSRTYPPHTRELLFQNLIAAVLDGRTEDFSDRATELAFLPFDKSEEAWFEEYLLHGNGKNHKKAKDTLVIRKIACDQFSEVSKIRHGGQWSGILDGIKGGISGHAE, via the exons ATGTTTGACTACCTCAATCTTCACGACGTTTTCCCCGAAGGGATCGCCAATCCCTATGACCGCGATACCCAGCGAGAAACCGAGGCGTCTCGCAAGAGTTTTGATGGCGCTTTGTTTATTGATCGTGTTCTCAGAGCTGTCGGAATTACAAAGG CAAAAATCTATCCTCCCAAGACCGACAATGCTCTAAAACAGCTTCATCACCAAGTCTGTGAAGCCAACATGTCTACACACCACAGATTCTCCATTTTTTACTACATCCTACTCGACTTTGACCAAACGTCAGGTCGCGACAGTGTTTCCGACACTTTCGTGGATGCATCTGGTATGCCTAAGAAGTACCAGATCTTCATGAAGGGTTTGTGGTATCTCGACCATCGGGACTTTTCG AGAGCACTGGAATACATCTCCCACCCTTCTCTCATTCCCGATTTTGCAGACGATATCATCACCGTCCTTGTTCGATCCGCCGAGGACCATGACTACAGCATCGCGCTATCGTACTTTTACGCCGTACAGCCTATACTTAAGACGTCGGCTGCTCTCGAGCTTCTGTTCAATGCGATGGCGCACACAAATATCTCAGAGGCATTGTTTTACTCTCGAACGTATCCTCCTCATACCCGCGAGCTGCTTTTCCAGAATCTGATTGCTGCTGTTTTGGACGGTCGAACCGAGGACTTTTCGGACCGAGCCACTGAACTCGCCTTTTTGCCTTTCGACAAGTCTGAGGAAGCGTGGTTCGAAGAATATCTGCTTCATGGTAATGGAAAGAACCATAAGAAGGCTAAGGATACGCTCGTGATTCGAAAGATTGCCTGCGATCAATTTTCTGAGGTATCAAAGATTCGACACGGCGGTCAATGGTCTGGAATTCTTGATGGAATCAAGGGTGGAATCAGTGGTCACGCGGAGTAG
- a CDS encoding hypothetical protein (TransMembrane:7 (o6-29i41-62o96-116i128-153o173-194i206-228o248-267i)), which translates to MRNDTPNIIASAAITLPLATLALVARLIARRITKAGYGIDDAFSVVGWLGSLALLTNGMIWIKDGLGKPMEVGLTDDFTFYEKNRLAWIHMWTTSFTYTFAIAFSKFAILAFYWRLFQFSDIRIPIQVLSCITVAWFLLRLLMVCLQCLPLTALWDGTQEERAAKCHIKESTFFFSTVLTHVLIDCAILILPAIEVGKLHLPKGQKVAVIALFAFGAMTCLASIFVLIESFKFESDSKEMTLQMGLHYAWSIAECNFAVIAACLPMLRPVARKVLPGSFLTSNSGGQSTQFSAPFSTPFSNGIRLTGMSKTKSRENDAASSTRELASSSGGQPDIYDMAEWPQGTQTTISSPFRKYASAKDYEGSETGIRVDQETDVSVQRGDDKV; encoded by the exons ATGAGGAATGATACCCCCAATATCATTGCTTCGGCCGCCATAACACTTCCTCTTGCGACCTTGGCTCTTGTTGCTCGACTAATTGCGCGGCGGATCACAAAGGCTGGATATGGCATTGATGATGCCTTTTCCGTTGTTGGCTGG TTGGGTTCACTGGCCTTGTTGACGAACGGTATGATATGGATCAAAGATGGACTGGGAAAACCCATGGAGGTTGGACTTACAGACGATTTTACCTTTTACGAGAAGAACCGACTGGCATGGATCCATATGTGGACGACGAGTTTTACCTACACCTTTGCCATCGCCTTTTCAAAATTCGCAATCCTCGCTTTTTACTGGCGTCTCTTCCAATTCTCCGATATCCGAATACCCATTCAAGTACTCTCATGCATCACCGTCGCATGGTTCCTATTACGACTCTTGATGGTTTGTTTGCAATGTTTGCCTCTGACAGCATTGTGGGACGGAACCCAGGAGGAACGGGCTGCGAAATGCCACATTAAAGAATcgacctttttcttctcgacAGTATTGACGCATGTCTTAATCGACTGCGCTATTCTTATCCTTCCCGCTATCGAGGTTGGAAAACTTCACCTACCAAAAGGTCAGAAGGTCGCTGTCATCGCGCTCTTTGCATTTGGTGCCATGACGTGTCTTGCTTCCATTTTCGTTCTTATCGAATCGTTCAAATTTGAGTCAGACTCCaaggagatgaccttgcaaATGGGACTTCATTACGCTTGGTCTATCGCTGAGTGTAACTTTGCCGTAATTGCTG CTTGTCTTCCCATGCTTCGACCAGTAGCCCGCAAAGTCCTGCCAGGATCTTTCCTCACCTCCAATAGCGGTGGCCAGTCGACTCAGTTCAGCGCTCCTTTCAGCACCCCGTTTAGCAACGGAATACGACTCACAGGCATGTCCAAGACGAAATCCCGTGAGAACGACGCAGCCAGCTCAACGCGCGAATTGGCGTCAAGTAGTGGTGGTCAACCAGATATATACGATATGGCGGAATGGCCACAAGGCACGCAGACCACGATATCAAGCCCCTTCAGAAAATATGCGTCTGCGAAAGACTATGAAGGAAGTGAAACAGGAATTCGTGTCGACCAAGAAACAGATGTTTCTGTACAACGTGGTGACGACAAGGTATAA